A single window of Sulfitobacter sp. JL08 DNA harbors:
- a CDS encoding acyl-CoA thioesterase, whose protein sequence is MTGHVFAFAQKVLFKHCDPAGIVFYPRYFEMMNDCVEAFFSDALNAPFEDLHRTGATPTVTIETTFPAPSRHGDELIIELRIVRLGTSSLGLKMQASCNGDIRFETTSTLVKVDRDGRPDPWPPALRTALAPYLGDTT, encoded by the coding sequence ATGACGGGCCACGTCTTTGCCTTTGCGCAAAAAGTGCTGTTCAAACATTGCGATCCGGCGGGCATCGTATTCTATCCGCGCTATTTCGAGATGATGAACGATTGTGTCGAAGCGTTTTTCAGCGACGCGCTGAACGCCCCGTTCGAAGACCTGCACCGCACGGGCGCAACGCCGACGGTGACAATTGAAACCACCTTTCCCGCGCCCAGCCGTCACGGTGATGAACTGATCATCGAATTGCGGATTGTGCGGCTTGGCACCAGCAGTCTGGGCCTGAAAATGCAGGCGTCCTGTAATGGCGACATACGATTTGAAACCACATCCACCCTTGTCAAAGTCGATCGGGACGGACGGCCCGACCCGTGGCCACCCGCGCTGCGCACGGCACTGGCCCCCTATCTAGGAGACACCACATGA
- a CDS encoding acyl-CoA dehydrogenase family protein yields the protein MADRSFLNWPFFEAHHRTLTVELDQWASGAVTNIDHSDADATCRALVGALGDGGWLQHSAIDPEAGGGGALDVRRLCLIRETLARHDGLADFAFAMQGLGTGAISLFGTPEQKAAWLPHTRAGKALSGFALTEPQSGSDVANSTMTAREDGGDFVMNGEKTWISNGGIADVYTVFARTGEAEGARGLSAFVVPADTPGLEVVARLDTIAPHPLAHLRFADCRIPASALIGTRGAGFRIAMSVLDVFRPTVAAAALGFARRALDEALARVTQRHVQGAPLFDLQMVQGHIADMALDVDASALLIYRAAWAKDSGAPRISREAAMAKLFSTEQAQKVIDTAVQLHGGDGVKSGQIVERLYRDIRALRIYEGASDVQKVIIARQTLDAYQGD from the coding sequence ATGGCAGACCGGAGTTTCCTGAACTGGCCGTTTTTCGAGGCGCATCACCGGACGCTGACGGTTGAGCTGGATCAGTGGGCATCGGGTGCTGTCACGAACATCGATCACAGCGATGCAGATGCCACCTGTCGCGCGCTGGTTGGTGCGCTGGGGGATGGCGGGTGGTTGCAGCATTCCGCGATTGATCCTGAGGCGGGGGGCGGGGGCGCGCTGGATGTGCGCCGCCTGTGTCTGATCCGCGAAACGCTGGCGCGTCATGACGGGCTGGCCGATTTTGCCTTTGCGATGCAGGGGCTGGGCACCGGCGCGATTTCCCTGTTCGGCACGCCCGAGCAGAAGGCTGCGTGGTTGCCGCACACGCGCGCGGGCAAGGCGCTGTCGGGGTTTGCCCTGACCGAGCCGCAATCCGGATCGGATGTGGCCAACAGCACGATGACCGCTAGGGAGGATGGCGGCGATTTTGTGATGAACGGCGAAAAGACGTGGATTTCCAATGGCGGCATTGCCGATGTCTATACCGTGTTTGCCCGCACCGGAGAGGCTGAGGGCGCGCGCGGATTATCGGCCTTTGTGGTGCCCGCCGACACGCCCGGCCTTGAAGTGGTGGCACGGCTGGATACGATTGCGCCGCATCCGCTGGCGCATCTGCGCTTTGCCGATTGCCGCATTCCGGCCAGCGCGCTGATCGGGACGCGTGGCGCGGGATTTCGTATTGCGATGTCGGTGCTGGACGTGTTCCGCCCCACCGTCGCGGCGGCGGCACTGGGCTTTGCGCGCCGCGCGCTGGACGAGGCGTTGGCGAGGGTCACACAGCGCCATGTGCAGGGCGCACCGCTGTTTGATCTGCAAATGGTGCAGGGCCATATTGCCGATATGGCGCTGGACGTGGATGCCAGTGCTTTGCTGATTTACCGCGCGGCCTGGGCCAAGGACAGTGGCGCACCCCGTATCAGCCGCGAGGCCGCGATGGCCAAGCTGTTTTCGACCGAACAGGCGCAAAAGGTGATCGACACGGCGGTGCAGCTACATGGCGGCGACGGCGTGAAATCGGGGCAGATCGTTGAACGGTTATACCGCGATATCAGGGCCTTGCGGATATACGAGGGCGCCAGCGATGTGCAAAAAGTGATCATCGCGCGCCAGACGCTGGATGCTTATCAGGGGGACTGA
- a CDS encoding trimethylamine methyltransferase family protein, which produces MTQLDSPERDATTGRRRSRRSRNDAPPVTRKTDYRNLRNPFPMMSLFSEDRIEAIHEASLTLLETLGIKVLLPEARALYRAAGAKVDDSAEMVFIGREIITAALATAPKSFPVMAAVRDRDIVMELGNLIFQPGAGAPHATDLERGRRPGSERDFRELIRLTQHFDVLHMVPPLVEPQDVPMHLRHYATLDAQLSLTDKVPFVFARGTPQVRESFEMLRDFRGLTDAEFHANSHCYTIINTNSPRQIDIPMAQGLIDFAKAGQVSIVTPFTLMGAMAPITVAGAMTLSHAEAMAAIALTQLANPGAPVCYGTFTSNVDMRSGAPAFGTPEHFKASIVAGQLARKLGLPWRCASGSAANINDAQAANETQFGVWGCLLAGATVVIHSAGWLEGGLTVSYEKLITDMEVLQMVAEICANTSADDADIAMDALAEVQPGGHFFGCAHTMERYQTEFYEPLIGDLSNFGTWTERGALDANTRATAMWQRILAEDTGPAIDGAAHERLLADIAARTAAGGAPPES; this is translated from the coding sequence ATGACACAGTTAGACAGCCCGGAGCGCGACGCAACCACGGGGCGGCGAAGGTCGCGCAGATCGCGCAACGATGCCCCGCCCGTCACGCGCAAAACGGATTACCGCAATCTGCGCAATCCGTTTCCAATGATGTCGCTGTTCAGCGAGGACCGGATCGAGGCGATCCACGAGGCATCGCTGACCCTGCTGGAAACGCTGGGCATCAAGGTGCTGCTGCCCGAGGCGCGCGCGCTTTACCGCGCCGCAGGGGCCAAGGTGGATGACAGCGCGGAAATGGTGTTCATCGGGCGCGAAATTATCACCGCCGCTCTGGCCACCGCGCCGAAATCCTTTCCGGTGATGGCCGCCGTGCGCGACCGCGATATCGTGATGGAACTGGGCAACCTGATTTTCCAGCCCGGTGCAGGCGCGCCGCACGCTACCGATCTGGAACGCGGGCGCCGCCCCGGATCGGAACGTGATTTCCGGGAACTGATCCGCCTGACCCAGCATTTTGACGTGCTGCACATGGTGCCGCCGCTGGTCGAACCGCAGGATGTACCCATGCATCTGCGACACTACGCAACTCTCGACGCGCAGCTGAGCCTGACAGACAAGGTACCGTTCGTGTTTGCCCGTGGCACGCCGCAAGTGCGCGAAAGCTTTGAAATGCTGCGTGATTTTCGCGGCCTTACAGATGCGGAATTTCACGCCAATTCGCATTGCTATACCATCATCAACACCAATTCTCCGCGCCAGATCGACATTCCGATGGCGCAGGGCCTGATCGATTTCGCCAAGGCCGGGCAGGTTTCAATCGTAACGCCGTTCACCCTGATGGGGGCGATGGCCCCGATCACTGTGGCGGGCGCGATGACCCTGTCCCACGCCGAAGCGATGGCGGCGATTGCGCTGACCCAGCTTGCCAATCCCGGCGCGCCTGTCTGCTATGGCACGTTCACATCGAACGTCGATATGAGATCGGGTGCGCCGGCCTTTGGCACGCCGGAACATTTCAAGGCCAGCATTGTCGCCGGGCAACTGGCGCGCAAGCTGGGGCTGCCGTGGCGCTGCGCCAGTGGCAGCGCGGCCAATATCAACGATGCACAGGCGGCCAATGAAACGCAGTTTGGCGTGTGGGGCTGCCTGTTGGCGGGCGCAACGGTCGTGATCCATTCGGCAGGCTGGCTGGAAGGCGGCCTGACGGTATCCTATGAAAAGCTGATCACCGATATGGAAGTGTTGCAGATGGTTGCCGAAATCTGCGCCAATACGTCAGCCGATGACGCGGATATTGCCATGGACGCGCTGGCCGAAGTGCAACCGGGCGGGCATTTCTTTGGCTGCGCCCATACGATGGAACGCTACCAGACCGAATTTTACGAACCGCTGATCGGCGATCTGTCAAATTTCGGCACCTGGACAGAGCGTGGCGCGCTGGATGCCAACACCCGCGCCACAGCAATGTGGCAGCGTATTCTGGCCGAAGATACAGGGCCTGCCATTGACGGCGCTGCCCATGAACGGCTGCTGGCCGATATCGCCGCGCGCACCGCCGCTGGCGGCGCCCCGCCAGAAAGCTGA
- a CDS encoding RidA family protein produces the protein MTHKTIQPEGWAPAKGYANAMLTEDGTLYVGGQIGWTAEQVFETHDFIGQMEQALRNIVDIVEASGGTVADITRLTWFIIDKQEYLAKQREVGEVYRRVLGRHFPAMSMLVVAGLIEDEALLEIEATAVIRPKRS, from the coding sequence ATGACCCACAAAACCATTCAGCCAGAAGGGTGGGCCCCGGCCAAAGGCTATGCCAATGCCATGCTGACCGAGGACGGGACGCTGTATGTCGGCGGGCAGATCGGCTGGACTGCCGAACAGGTTTTTGAAACCCATGATTTCATCGGACAGATGGAACAGGCCCTGCGTAATATCGTGGATATTGTCGAAGCATCGGGCGGCACGGTTGCAGACATCACCCGCCTGACGTGGTTCATCATCGACAAACAGGAATATCTGGCCAAACAGCGCGAGGTCGGAGAGGTTTATCGCCGCGTGCTGGGGCGGCATTTTCCGGCCATGTCGATGCTGGTGGTGGCCGGATTGATCGAAGACGAGGCGCTGCTTGAAATCGAAGCCACGGCAGTGATCAGACCGAAACGGTCATAA
- a CDS encoding enoyl-CoA hydratase family protein, translating into MSARSDTKHFLCWIENGIATVSLDRPDRKNPLTFDSYAELRDWFRDLVYADDVNAVVFASNGGNFSSGGDVHDIIGPLTRMSMKELLAFTRMTGDLVKAIVNCGKPVIAAVDGVCVGAGAIIAMASDLRIATPAAKTAFLFTRVGLAGCDMGACAILPRIIGQGRAAELLYTGRSMSAEEGERWGFFNAVVAADALDAAAQDMAARIASGPNFGHMMTKTMLAQEWSMSIEQAIEAEAQAQAICMQTADFERAYNAFVAKEKPVFEGD; encoded by the coding sequence ATGAGCGCACGCAGCGACACAAAACACTTTCTGTGCTGGATCGAAAACGGCATCGCGACCGTATCGCTTGACCGGCCCGACCGGAAGAACCCGCTGACCTTTGACAGCTACGCGGAATTGCGCGACTGGTTTCGCGATCTGGTCTATGCCGACGATGTGAATGCGGTTGTCTTTGCATCGAACGGGGGCAATTTCAGTTCGGGCGGCGATGTGCATGACATTATCGGCCCGTTGACCCGGATGAGCATGAAGGAATTGCTGGCCTTTACCCGCATGACCGGCGATCTGGTCAAGGCCATCGTGAATTGCGGCAAACCGGTGATTGCCGCCGTGGATGGCGTGTGCGTGGGCGCAGGTGCGATCATTGCGATGGCATCCGATCTGCGCATCGCCACACCCGCAGCAAAAACCGCGTTTCTGTTTACCCGCGTCGGGCTGGCGGGATGCGATATGGGGGCCTGCGCGATCCTGCCACGGATCATCGGACAGGGCCGTGCGGCGGAACTTTTGTATACCGGGCGCAGCATGAGCGCCGAAGAGGGCGAGCGCTGGGGGTTTTTCAATGCGGTTGTGGCGGCAGACGCTTTGGACGCTGCCGCACAGGACATGGCGGCGCGCATCGCTTCGGGGCCGAATTTCGGGCATATGATGACCAAGACGATGCTGGCACAGGAATGGTCGATGTCCATCGAACAGGCCATCGAGGCCGAGGCGCAGGCGCAGGCGATCTGTATGCAGACGGCCGATTTCGAGCGCGCCTATAATGCGTTCGTGGCCAAGGAAAAACCTGTGTTCGAGGGGGATTGA
- a CDS encoding MarR family winged helix-turn-helix transcriptional regulator, with the protein MKPDRARLTNPGPASKDRLRLWLRLLKTTRQVEAQLRENLRSEFSSTLPRFDVLAALSRFESGLKMSQLSGVLRVSNGNVTGIVDRLVQDGLVIRVPVEGDRRAWLVRLTQKGREDFAAQAAAHERWIDAMLAEFSAEDAARIGARLDALSETLGEGEP; encoded by the coding sequence ATGAAACCCGACCGTGCACGACTGACCAACCCCGGCCCCGCTTCGAAAGACCGTCTGCGTCTGTGGCTGCGTCTGCTGAAAACAACCCGTCAGGTCGAGGCGCAATTGCGTGAAAACCTGCGGTCGGAGTTTTCATCCACCCTGCCCCGCTTTGACGTGCTGGCGGCGCTGTCACGGTTCGAGTCCGGATTGAAGATGAGCCAACTTTCAGGCGTCTTGCGGGTGTCCAACGGAAATGTCACCGGCATTGTCGACCGTCTGGTGCAAGACGGGCTGGTGATTCGGGTGCCGGTAGAAGGCGACCGGCGCGCATGGCTGGTGCGGCTGACGCAAAAGGGGCGCGAGGATTTCGCCGCGCAGGCCGCAGCCCATGAAAGATGGATAGACGCGATGCTGGCCGAGTTCAGCGCCGAGGACGCTGCCCGCATCGGGGCCCGACTGGACGCGCTGTCAGAGACGTTGGGAGAGGGCGAACCATGA
- a CDS encoding AMP-binding protein: MLGPSAHTDTFARDNLPPETEWPDFLLDGFAYPERLNVGVELTDRMVDRGFGDNTALIGNGRRRTYKELSDWTNRLAHALVDNLGIKPGNRVLIRSANNPAMVACWLAATKAGAVVVNTMPMLRAGELGAIVDKARITHALCDTRLMDEMAICAKASKTLKTVAGFDGTSNHDAELDRLALEKPVKFDAVDTGRDDVALLGFTSGTTGSPKATMHFHRDLLIIADGYAKEVLNVTPEDVFIGSPPLAFTFGLGGLAVFPLRFGAAATLLETASPPNMIEIIEKYKATVCFTAPTAYRFMLAAMDKGADLSSLRAAVSAGETLPAPVYHDWIEKTGKPMLDGIGATELLHIFISNRFDDHAPACTGKPVTGYEVKIIGPDGETLPDGTAGRLAVRGPTGCRYLDDARQRDYVQDGWNITGDSFVRDERGALHFVARNDDMIVSSGYNIAGPEVEAALLAHAAVAECAVIGAPDAARGSIVQAHVVLAEGHRGDADLIKALQDHVKAVIAPYKYPRSIVFTDALPKTQTGKIQRFQLRKDAP, encoded by the coding sequence ATGCTTGGACCATCTGCCCATACCGACACGTTTGCGCGCGACAACCTGCCGCCCGAGACGGAATGGCCCGATTTTCTGTTGGACGGGTTTGCATACCCGGAGCGTCTGAATGTCGGGGTCGAACTGACCGACAGAATGGTGGACCGCGGGTTTGGCGACAATACAGCGCTGATCGGGAACGGGCGGCGGCGCACCTATAAGGAACTGTCGGACTGGACCAACCGCCTGGCCCACGCGCTGGTGGACAATCTGGGCATCAAGCCGGGCAACCGGGTGCTGATCCGGTCGGCCAACAATCCGGCGATGGTGGCCTGCTGGCTGGCCGCGACCAAGGCGGGGGCGGTGGTGGTGAACACCATGCCGATGCTGCGCGCGGGCGAATTGGGCGCGATCGTGGACAAGGCCCGGATCACCCATGCGCTGTGCGATACGCGGCTGATGGATGAAATGGCGATTTGTGCCAAGGCCAGCAAGACGCTGAAAACTGTCGCAGGCTTTGACGGCACATCGAACCATGATGCCGAACTGGACCGGCTGGCGCTGGAAAAGCCGGTGAAATTCGATGCCGTGGACACCGGGCGCGATGATGTGGCTTTGCTGGGCTTCACATCCGGCACCACCGGATCGCCCAAGGCCACGATGCATTTCCATCGTGACCTGCTGATCATAGCAGACGGGTATGCCAAAGAGGTGCTGAACGTTACCCCCGAGGATGTGTTCATCGGATCGCCGCCTTTGGCCTTTACCTTCGGTCTGGGCGGACTGGCGGTGTTTCCGTTGCGGTTCGGGGCGGCGGCGACCCTGCTGGAAACCGCATCGCCCCCGAACATGATTGAAATCATTGAAAAATACAAAGCCACCGTATGTTTCACCGCGCCCACAGCGTACCGGTTCATGCTGGCCGCGATGGACAAGGGCGCCGATCTGTCGTCGCTGCGCGCCGCCGTGTCTGCGGGGGAAACATTGCCTGCGCCGGTTTACCATGACTGGATCGAAAAGACGGGCAAACCGATGCTGGACGGGATCGGCGCCACGGAACTGCTGCATATCTTCATTTCCAACCGGTTTGACGATCATGCACCTGCCTGCACCGGCAAACCGGTCACGGGTTACGAGGTCAAGATCATCGGGCCGGACGGTGAAACCCTGCCCGATGGCACGGCGGGGCGGCTGGCCGTGCGCGGGCCGACTGGGTGCCGTTACCTCGATGATGCGCGCCAGCGCGATTACGTGCAGGACGGGTGGAACATTACCGGCGACAGTTTCGTGCGCGACGAAAGGGGCGCGCTACATTTCGTGGCGCGCAATGACGATATGATCGTGTCCAGCGGATACAACATCGCCGGTCCCGAGGTCGAGGCCGCATTGCTGGCCCATGCGGCGGTAGCCGAATGCGCGGTGATCGGCGCGCCGGATGCCGCACGCGGATCGATTGTGCAGGCGCATGTGGTTCTGGCCGAAGGGCACAGAGGCGATGCGGACCTGATCAAAGCCTTGCAGGATCACGTCAAGGCGGTGATCGCACCCTATAAGTACCCGCGCAGCATCGTGTTTACCGATGCGTTGCCCAAGACCCAGACCGGCAAGATCCAACGCTTTCAGCTGCGGAAAGACGCGCCATGA
- a CDS encoding GcvT family protein yields the protein MKSHYRVVVIGGGVVGASVLYHLAKMGWSDVCLIERSVLTAGSSWHAAGGIHALNADPNIAQLQAYTIDLLSEIEKESGQNIGLHMTGGLTMAGTPDRWEWLQSAYRTFQSIGIDDCRLVSVEEAVELNPIMSGDGLLGGMWADREGYIDTTGTVHAYAGAAKKRGATVIEHNRVLELNQTLNGWEVVTEKGTINCEHVVNAAGLWAKQVGRMAGVELPVSPLNHHYLISDTIPQLEEIDFEVPMTVDLEGFTYLRQDQKGVLLGIYEVNHQHWMMDGAPWEYGFELQQEDPDRIEHELELGFNRYPCLQEVGVKTWVNGAFTFSPDGNPLVGPVPGKRSYWTACAVMAGFLQGGGVGKSLAEWIITGEPEADVYGMDVARYGTFAENKQYIKETTGQFYTRRFVMTYPNEQLPAGRPLKTSGAHDAMTAAGCQWGVSWDLEVPLYFAEPGFRETPSLKRSNAFRIVADECRAVREDVGLLDISGFSRFEVSGPNAEPWLNRIMASRLPAPGRARLAPMLGENGRLKGDLTVFNWGDGTWWIMGSYYLRAWHMRWFNDHMDDGVHLRDLGEDTAGFSLSGPKSAAVIEKLTDGPIGELPFMGCGAFDIGLIRAKVGRLSVTGELGYEIHCRAGDHATLRQALLKAGADQNIREYGFNALLSLRIEKSFGIWSAEFTQAYTPGMTGMDRWIDWDKGDFVGRKAAMAERDGNGPAQVQVTLEIDADGADASGYEPIWADGAQIGFVTSGGYGHTIGKSLAMALVDTAHAAVGTDLSVHVVGVERAARVIAPSPYDPTGKAMRA from the coding sequence ATGAAATCGCATTACCGTGTTGTCGTGATCGGGGGCGGCGTTGTTGGCGCGTCGGTGTTGTATCACCTTGCCAAAATGGGCTGGAGCGATGTGTGCCTGATTGAACGTTCGGTTCTGACAGCCGGGTCAAGCTGGCATGCGGCTGGCGGCATCCATGCACTGAATGCGGACCCGAATATCGCGCAGCTTCAAGCTTACACGATCGATCTGCTAAGCGAGATTGAAAAGGAAAGCGGCCAGAACATCGGCCTGCACATGACGGGCGGTCTGACCATGGCGGGCACGCCGGATCGGTGGGAATGGCTGCAATCGGCCTATCGTACGTTCCAGTCTATCGGGATCGACGATTGCCGCCTTGTCAGCGTGGAAGAAGCGGTTGAACTGAACCCGATCATGTCAGGCGATGGCTTGCTGGGCGGCATGTGGGCGGATCGAGAAGGCTATATCGATACCACAGGCACGGTGCACGCCTATGCCGGCGCGGCCAAGAAACGCGGCGCGACGGTGATCGAACACAACCGCGTTCTGGAACTGAACCAGACGCTGAACGGCTGGGAGGTCGTGACTGAAAAAGGCACGATCAATTGTGAACACGTGGTCAACGCAGCCGGACTTTGGGCCAAACAGGTGGGCCGGATGGCCGGTGTTGAACTGCCGGTTTCGCCGCTGAACCATCACTACCTGATTTCCGACACGATCCCGCAACTGGAAGAGATCGATTTCGAAGTGCCGATGACCGTGGATCTTGAGGGGTTTACCTATCTGCGACAGGATCAAAAAGGTGTCCTGTTGGGCATATACGAGGTGAACCACCAGCACTGGATGATGGATGGCGCCCCGTGGGAATACGGGTTCGAATTGCAGCAGGAAGACCCCGACCGCATCGAACACGAACTGGAACTGGGCTTTAACCGCTATCCCTGCCTGCAAGAGGTTGGCGTTAAAACGTGGGTCAACGGCGCGTTTACCTTCAGCCCCGATGGTAACCCGCTGGTCGGGCCGGTGCCGGGCAAGCGCAGCTACTGGACCGCCTGCGCCGTGATGGCCGGGTTCCTGCAGGGCGGGGGCGTGGGCAAATCGCTGGCCGAATGGATCATAACCGGTGAACCCGAAGCAGACGTTTACGGCATGGACGTTGCGCGCTACGGGACGTTTGCGGAAAACAAGCAATACATCAAGGAAACCACCGGCCAGTTTTACACCCGCCGCTTCGTGATGACCTATCCCAACGAACAACTGCCGGCGGGCCGCCCGCTGAAAACGTCGGGTGCGCATGACGCGATGACGGCGGCGGGCTGCCAGTGGGGTGTCAGCTGGGATCTAGAGGTGCCGCTTTACTTTGCCGAACCGGGGTTCCGCGAGACACCGTCACTCAAACGTTCGAACGCGTTTAGGATCGTCGCGGATGAATGTCGTGCGGTACGCGAAGATGTCGGATTGCTCGATATCTCGGGCTTTTCCCGGTTCGAGGTGTCCGGCCCCAACGCCGAACCCTGGCTGAACCGGATCATGGCCAGCCGCCTGCCCGCACCGGGGCGCGCACGTCTGGCCCCGATGCTGGGCGAAAACGGCCGCCTAAAGGGCGATCTGACGGTATTCAACTGGGGCGATGGAACTTGGTGGATCATGGGCAGCTATTATCTGCGCGCCTGGCACATGCGCTGGTTCAACGATCATATGGATGATGGCGTTCATCTGCGTGATCTGGGCGAAGACACCGCCGGATTTTCCCTGTCAGGGCCGAAATCGGCCGCGGTGATCGAAAAGCTGACGGATGGCCCCATCGGTGAACTGCCGTTCATGGGCTGCGGAGCCTTTGATATCGGCCTGATCCGCGCCAAGGTTGGCCGCCTGTCCGTCACGGGCGAACTGGGGTATGAAATCCATTGCCGCGCGGGCGATCACGCGACGCTGCGGCAGGCATTGCTCAAGGCGGGGGCAGACCAGAATATCCGTGAATACGGGTTCAACGCCTTGCTTAGCCTGCGGATCGAAAAAAGCTTTGGCATCTGGTCGGCGGAATTCACTCAGGCCTACACGCCGGGCATGACCGGAATGGATCGCTGGATCGACTGGGACAAGGGCGATTTCGTCGGGCGCAAAGCGGCGATGGCGGAGCGCGACGGAAACGGGCCGGCGCAGGTACAGGTCACGCTGGAGATCGACGCCGATGGTGCGGACGCCAGCGGCTATGAACCGATCTGGGCCGACGGCGCGCAGATCGGGTTCGTTACCTCGGGCGGATATGGCCACACCATCGGAAAATCGCTGGCCATGGCGCTGGTCGATACGGCACATGCGGCTGTCGGAACCGACCTGTCGGTGCACGTTGTCGGGGTGGAACGCGCCGCGCGGGTGATTGCACCATCTCCTTATGATCCAACCGGAAAGGCCATGCGCGCATGA
- a CDS encoding SDR family NAD(P)-dependent oxidoreductase — protein MRQVLVTGGGSGIGRAIARDFAKAGDHVTITGRRMAALQETDDGRGMTCITADVTNENDVTALFDTRFDVVIANAGAGKAAKLAETSLKHWTETINVNLTGTFLTFRGALAQMQDGGRLIAIGSIASLKGAANIGAYAAAKHGVLGLVRSLAIEVAGKGITCNAVCPGYVETDMAEAAVSGLMARFDIDRAAATAKVVAGNPVRRMITPDEVVAAVRFLASPEASMVNGHALSVSGGEV, from the coding sequence ATGAGACAGGTATTGGTTACAGGGGGCGGATCGGGCATCGGGCGCGCCATTGCGCGCGATTTTGCAAAAGCGGGCGATCACGTCACGATCACCGGGCGGCGCATGGCAGCATTGCAGGAAACCGATGACGGGCGCGGCATGACCTGCATCACTGCGGATGTTACGAACGAGAATGACGTGACCGCGCTGTTTGACACACGTTTTGATGTGGTGATTGCCAATGCCGGGGCAGGCAAGGCCGCCAAACTGGCCGAAACCAGCCTAAAACACTGGACTGAAACGATAAACGTCAATCTGACCGGCACGTTCCTGACCTTTCGCGGTGCACTGGCGCAGATGCAGGACGGCGGCCGCCTGATTGCCATCGGGTCCATTGCCAGCCTGAAAGGGGCCGCCAATATCGGCGCCTATGCTGCGGCGAAACACGGTGTGCTGGGCCTTGTCCGGTCGCTTGCCATCGAAGTGGCGGGCAAGGGCATCACCTGCAACGCGGTGTGCCCAGGCTATGTCGAAACCGACATGGCCGAGGCTGCTGTGAGCGGGTTGATGGCACGTTTCGATATTGATCGCGCAGCGGCAACGGCCAAAGTGGTTGCGGGCAATCCGGTACGCCGGATGATCACACCGGACGAGGTTGTGGCAGCGGTGCGGTTTCTGGCCTCGCCAGAGGCATCAATGGTGAATGGCCATGCGCTGTCTGTTTCAGGAGGTGAGGTATGA
- a CDS encoding TetR/AcrR family transcriptional regulator: protein MAKSKVTPLLHRDDPDKEPLVGNIKVTKQDWLNVAKDVLISDGVEHVKVLALGDRLGVSRSSFYWYFKSRQDLLDALLLDWENTNTAALVAKASQPAETITGAVCNVFECVIDPDLFNTALDFAVRAWARSSGKVRRVLDRSNAARLQALTDMFLRYGYDPLEAETRARILYFTQIGYDDADLQESMEERNRMVPMYLLGFTGQQARPEEIAATHARARAIAEKRGG from the coding sequence ATGGCGAAATCAAAGGTCACACCGCTGCTGCACCGCGACGACCCCGACAAGGAACCCCTTGTCGGGAACATCAAGGTCACGAAACAGGACTGGCTGAACGTGGCCAAGGATGTGCTGATTTCCGACGGGGTCGAACACGTCAAGGTTCTGGCGCTGGGCGACCGGCTGGGCGTGTCGCGCTCAAGTTTCTACTGGTATTTCAAAAGTCGCCAGGACCTGCTCGATGCGCTTTTGCTGGATTGGGAAAACACCAATACCGCCGCATTGGTCGCCAAGGCCAGCCAACCTGCCGAAACGATCACAGGCGCGGTGTGCAACGTCTTTGAATGTGTCATTGATCCCGATCTGTTCAATACCGCGCTGGATTTCGCGGTGCGGGCCTGGGCGCGCAGTTCGGGCAAGGTGCGCCGCGTTCTGGATCGTTCGAACGCCGCACGCCTGCAGGCGCTGACCGATATGTTCCTGCGTTACGGCTATGATCCGCTCGAGGCGGAAACCCGCGCGCGTATCCTGTATTTCACCCAGATCGGCTATGACGATGCCGATTTGCAGGAATCCATGGAAGAACGAAACCGTATGGTGCCGATGTATCTGCTGGGGTTTACCGGCCAGCAGGCCCGCCCCGAAGAGATTGCCGCAACCCATGCCCGCGCCCGCGCGATTGCCGAAAAGCGCGGCGGCTGA